GCGCGGCGAGGCGCGAGCCCGGTCCGCCGTCGCTCTCACGAGCTATGGCGGATCGATCGCCGATGACGTTTCTTGGCTCGGAAGGCGGTGTCCTCGCTTCGATCCGCCGAAGCCTCGGCGAAGGCGGACGGGATGCGGGTCACCGGCCGGCCGCTAAGGCGTACCGGAAGCGTGCGTCGTGCGGACGGCCGGCGGCACGCGCCCGCCTCCGCCTTCGCTGAAGCTTCGGCGCGATCCTATCGGCATCGACCGGCCGATACGGTTCGCGCGAGCTCACGGCCGATCGCGCCGTAGCTCGTGAGAGCGGAGGCGGACGGCTCGATGCATCCGCCTTCGCTTCGCTTCGGCGCGACAAGTCGCCGCGCCAGCCAACGAAAGATTACAGGACTGTCCATATCTCAATAGATTCGACGTCGAGGCGCGGCGAGGCGCGAGCCCGGCGGGATGCGGGTCACCGGCCGGCCGCTAAGGCGTACCGGAAGCGTACGTCGTGCGGACGGCCGGCGGCACGCGCACGCCCGGCTCGATGCATCGCCGCGCCGGCTAGACGCCGGTCAACCGGCACCAGTCGATGGGCTCGACCAGCATTCCGTCCCCCATGACTTCCTCGCTCTCGACGTGGACGAAGTCCCGACCTCCATCCGCGAGAGGCTCGAGAATGCCGGAGCGTCCGCAGCGCGGGCAGGCCGAGACCAGCCCCTCCATGGGCGTCCGGCTGCCGACGGCAACTTCGGTGAAGTCTTCGAAGGTTCTCATGGCACCCTCCCTCGTTTCCTTCCGGCAGGATCGCGCCGGAACGGAAGCGGCAACAGATGCGAATGCGTCACTCGGTTGCGTCGGCCGGGGCGATCCGGAAGAGCCATGCCGCAAGATGCGTCCACCAGGGACGCGGCCCGAAGGGTTGGAAGACGGGTTCGGGCGACCCGCCCGCGGGCGGGTCGAACGAACTCGTATAACGACCCTTATGGTCCGCGCCTCTACCACTCGCTGCCGCGGCGCCAGCTCTGCAGAATCCGCATGTAGTTCGCCCGCTCCAGCGCGGCCGGGTCGGGGCAGTGCTTGTGGCTCATGCTCCCCCGCGCCTCTGCGAGGCTCTCGTACTCGTGGTCCTCGAGCCAGCGCTCCATCTCCTGCCGCACGACGGCGATGTGCTCGGGACCGTGGCGCAGGAGCGAGGAGACCATCTGGATCGCGTCGGCGCCCGCCATCACCGCCTTGACCGCGTCCGTCGCCGTGTGCACGCCGCCGGAGACCACGAGCGAAGCGTTCACGCGACCCGAGAGGATCGCGAGCCAGCGCAGCCGCAGGAGGAGCTCCGAAGAGTCGGACAGATGCAGGCTCGGCTGGATCTCGAGGTTCTCGATGTCGATGTCGGGCTGGTAGAAGCGGTTGAAGAGTACGAGCCCGTCGACCCCCGCCTCGTCGAGCGAGCGCGCGAGGTTCGCAAACGCCGAGTAGAACGGCGAAAGCTTGATCGCGACCGGGATCCGCACGGCGCTCCGGACCGCCTCGACGACCTGGATCGTCCGCCGCTCCACGTCCTCGCCGTTCTCCAGCGGGTCCGTCGCGAGGAAGTAGCAGTTCACCTCGAGCGCGTCGGCCCCCGCCTGCTCGATCAGGCGCGCGTATTCGACCCACGACTCGGGAGACGTGCCGTTCAACGACGCGACCACCGGCACGGAGACGGCATCCTTCAGCCGCGCGACGTGCTCGAGGTACTCCTCCGGCCCGAGCTCGAACTCCGACGCTCCGGGAAAGTAGGAGAGAGCCTCGGCGTTCGACTGTTCGAACGCGGCCAGATGCACGTGCCGCCGCACCTCGTCGTCCACGATCTGCTCCTGGAAGAGCGAATGCATGACGATCGCCGCCGCCCCGGCGTCCTCGAGTCGGCGGACCGTATCGAGGTCGTCGACCATCGGGGAGGCGCCCGGCATCAGCGGATGGGGCAGGGCGAGGCCGAGATAGACCGTCGTGAGGTCCATCAGGCCTCGTTCGCGCCTTCCGGAGCCGGCGAGCCGCCCGGCGAACCCGCCCTGGAGGTGACCTTCGGGGCGGCCGACGCGGACGAGGACGCCGCGGCGGGACCCCCGCCGTTCCCGTTGCCGCCGTGGAACGCCGCGAGGTGCCGGTAGAGTGCCTCGCGACGTTTCGAGATGCGCTCGGCCTCGAGGACCATCTTCTTCCAGGCGTCGGCGCCCGTCCGCTCGACGGCGCGGAACCGGTTCTCGTTCTTCAGGTAATCCGCCACGCTCGCCTTCGGCGCCGGAGAGTCGATCGAGAGGGGCGCCTCTCCCGCCTCGGCGCGGCGAGGGTCGAAGCGGAAGAGCGGCCAGACGCCGCTCTCGACGGCGAGCTTCTGCTGGTCGGCGCCGTACGCCATGTCGTAGCCGTGCGCGATGCAGTGGCTGTACGCGATGATGAGCGACGGTCCGGGGTACGACTCGGCCTCGAGGAAGGCCTTCAACGTCTGGTGATCGCGGGCGCCCATCGCGACGGAAGCGACGTAGGCCGCGCCCGTGCTCATCGCGATCATCCCCAGGTCCTTCTTCGGCGAGCGCTTTCCGGCCGACGCGAATTTCGCGACCGCGCCGAACGGCGTCGCCTTCGACTGCTGTCCGCCGGTGTTCGAGTAGACCTCGGTGTCGAGCACGAGGATGTTGACGTCGCGCCCCGACGCGAGCACGTGATCGAGCCCGCCGAAGCCGATGTCGTACGCCCAGCCGTCCCCGCCGACGATCCAGACGCTCTTCCGGACGAGCGCGTCGGCGATCTCGGCCAGGCGCCGGCCCTCGGCCGAGCCGATCGCCGCGAGCCGTTCCTTCAACGCCGCGATGCGGACGCGCTGCGGCTCGATCTCGGCCGGCGCGCCTCCGGCGGCCAGGATCGCGCCGGCGAGCTCCTCGCCGACCTCCGGGGCGAGGGCGCGCAGCAGGTCGCGGGCCTGCTGGGAAAGGCTGTCGAGCGCGAGCCGCATTCCCAGACCGAACTCCGCGTTGTCCTCGAACAGCGAGTTCGACCACGCGGGACCCCGCCCGGAGGCGTTGGCCGCGTAGGGCGTGGTCGGCAGGTTCCCGCCGTAGATGCTGCTGCATCCCGTCGCGTTGGCGATGAGGGTCCGGTCGCCGAAGAGCTGCGTCAGGAGCTTCACGTAGGGCGTCTCCCCGCAGCCGGCGCAGGCGCCCGAGAATTCGAAGAGCGGCTGGGCGAACTGGCTCCCCTTGACGTCGAGGACGCGCAGGCGCGAGCGGTCGGGCTCCGGCAGGCCGAGGAAATACTCGAAGTTCTCCTTCTCCGCGTCCCGGAGCGGCGCCTGGCGCGTCATCTCGATCGCCTTGCGCCGCGGGTCGGACTTGTCCTTGGCCGGGCAGAACGAGACGCAGAGCGAGCATCCCGTGCAGTCCTCCGGCGCGACCTGGAGCGTGTACTTCATCCCGGCGTAATCGGCGGCGCGGAAGTCGACCGACTTGAAGGTCGAGGGCGCCGTTTCGAGGAGCGCGGGGTCGAAGACCTTCGCGCGGATGACCGCGTGGGGGCAGATCAGGACGCACTTGTTGCACTGGATGCAGAGCACGGGATCCCAGACCGGGATCTCGGCTCCGATGTTTCGCTTCTCGAAGCTCGCGGTTCCCAGCGGCCACGTCCCATCGGGCGGAAACGCGGAGACCGGCAGGGCGTCGCCCTTCCCTTCCATCAGGACCGCCGTGATCCGCCGGACGAACTCGGGAGCTTCGGCGGGGACGGTCGGCGGCCTGGGAAGACCGGTCACGGCGGAGGGAATCTCGACGAGGAAGAGGTTCGACAGAGCGGCGTCGACCGCCGCGAAATTGCGTTTCAGGATCTCGCTTCCCTTGCGCGCGTAGGTCTTCTCGATCGCGTGCTTGATCCGCTCGATCGCGTTCTCCTGGGGGATCACGTTCGTGATCGCGAAGAAGCACGCCTGGAGGATCGTGTTCGTCCGGCCCCCGAGCCCCGCTTCGCGCGCGACCTTGTTGGCGTCGATCACGTAGAAGAGCGGCCGTTTCTCGAGAATCGTCTCCTGGACTTCACGCGGCAGGTGATCCCAGACCTCGTCCGGGCCGTAGGGAGCGTTCAGCAGGAACTCGCCTCCCGGCTCGAGCACGTCCAGGACGTCGGCGCGTTTGATGAACTCGAACTGATGGCAGGCGACGAAGCTCGCGCGCCGGATGAGGTACGGCGAGCGGATCGGCCGGGGGCCGAACCGGAGGTGGGAAACCGTCGCGGCGCCCGATTTCTTCGAGTCGTAGACGAAGAAACCCTGGGCGTGGTTGTCGGTGTCCTCCCCGATGATCTTGATCGTGTTCTTGTTCGCGCCGACCGTGCCGTCCGCGCCGAGGCCGTAGAACACGGCGCGCGTGACCTCGGCGGGCTCGATCTCGAACTCGGGGTCGTAGGGAAGCGAGAGATGCGTGACGTCGTCGACGATCCCGACCGTGAAGCGCCTCTTGGGAGTCTCCTTGCCGAGCTCGTCGAAGACCGCCTTCACCATCGCCGGAGTGAATTCCTTCGAGGAGAGGCCGTACCGCCCGCCGATCAGCCGCGGTTCGGCCGCGGTCAGCCCGCGCTCGCGCGCCTCGGCGAGCGCGCCCTGCACGTCGAGGAAGAGCGGCTCGCCCACCGAGCCCGGCTCCTTCGTCCGGTCGAGGACCGCGATCGAACGGACGGTCGCCGGAAGCGCGGCGGCGAGGCCCTCGATCGAGAACGGCCGATAGAGATGCACCGTGACGGCGCCGACTTTTTCTCCCAGCGCCTCGAGATGGCGGGCCGTCTCGGCCGCCGTCTCGGCGCCGGAGCCCATCGCGACGACGACGCGCTCGGCGGCGGGATGCCCCGCGTAGTCGAAGAGACGATACCGCCGGCCCGTGCGCTCCGCGAGAACGTCCATGGCCCGCTCGACCAAGGCCGGCACGGCGTCGTGGAAGCGGTTGGCCGCCTCGCTCGCCTGGAAGAACGTGTCCGGATTCTGGGCCGTTCCCCGGATGAAGGGATGATCCGGCGAGAGCGCGCGGCGGCGGTGCTCCGCGACGAGCCGCTCGTCGACCATCGCTCGAAGCTCGTCGTCGGAAAGCGGGACGATCTTCGCGACCTCGTGGGACGTGCGGAACCCGTCGAAGAAGTGAAGGAAAGGGACCCGGCTCGAAAGCGAGGCGGCGTGCGCCACGGCCGCGAGATCCTGCGCTTCCTGGACGGAAGACGCGGCGAGCATCGCGAAGCCCGTCTGCCGGCACGCCATCACGTCCGAGTGGTCGCCGAAGATCGAGAGCGCGTGCGTCGCGAGCGTCCGGGCCGCGACGTGCATCGCAAACGGCGTGAGCTCGCCCGCGATCTTGTACATGTTCGGGATCATCAGGAGGAGCCCCTGGGACGCCGTGAAGGTCGTCGAGAGCGCGCCCGCCTGGAGCGCTCCGTGCACGGCTCCGGCCGCGCCGGCCTCCGATTGCATCTCGGTGACCTGGGGAACCGCGCCCCAGAGGTTTCGCCGCCCGGACGCGGACCACTCGTCGGCGAATTCACCCATCGGGGAGGAGGGGGTGATGGGGTAAATCGCGATGACCTCGCTCAGCCGGTGAGCGACGGAGGCCACCGCCTCGTTGGCGTCGAGAGTGATCCAGCGTCCGTTTGGCATGCCCGAACCGTAGCTTTTCCACAGGCATGCGGGCCTGATGAGGATGAATCATTTGCGCCGTTTGAGCCGTTTTCCATCGCGGGAGCTGGCTCGGGGACCGGGAGCGCGTGGCGGCGGCGCGGCTCGCCGAACGAGCGGCTCGACCGCGCCGCCGCCACCCCCTTCGCCGACGCTCCCGCTCCCGCATCGCGGGACCTCCGCTCGGTTACTTCGCGAAGGGTCCCCCGCGATGCGAAGGGCCCCGCGTGGAAGCAGCGTCCATGCAACATGAAACCGACGGTGAGTTTCGCCGCGGCGGACTCATGGAAGACCACCATACCCTGGACCAGTTCAGCGGGATAGATACCGCGCACGGCTATACGCGAGCGAGGTGGGATGCGGGCGTCCGATCCGCGGCCGAGTCGTACCGGGGGGGTACGAGGCAACGTGCGCGCCGAATTAAGCGACCGCGGTCGCTTCAACTCGGCGCCGACGTTATCGGCGCGCGTCCTTACTTACATGAAACCTAACGTTAATTTCGCCGCCTCGCTCATCATGTTTGGCCCCCAAACCGGCTCCCACACGAGCTCGACGTCGGTCTCGGCGACGCCGGGAACCGACTCGATCTTGCGCTTCGCGTCGTCGGCGATCGCCGCGCCCATGCCGCAGCCGGGCGCTGTGAGCGTCATCTTCACCTCGATGCGGAAGCCGTTGCCGACGGGCTTGACCTCCAGGTTGTAGACGAGGCCGAGCTCGACGATGTTGATCGGGATCTCGGGGTCGAACACCGTCTTCAGCTGTTCCCAGACCGCCTTCTCGACGCCTTCGGCCGACGACGGGCCGGCGCCGGCGGTCGCCTCGGCGGCCTTCTTCGCCTCCTCCGGCATCTCGACGCCGAGCGCATCGGCGTCCTTCCCCTCGATGCGGAAGAGTCCTCCGATGGACGGGACTTCGACCGTGAAATTGCCGCCGAGCGTCTGGGTGATCCGGACGAGGGTCTTCGACGGCAGCGCGATCCGCTCGCCGGAAGGGATCTGCATCGCGACGACGTCGCGGGAAAGGGACAGGATGGACTGGGGATAACCGGGCATTTTCGGGCCTCCGATGTCGATTCTATCCCGGGGGTGCGCGCCTCCGAGACTTCCGGCCTCGCGACGCTCTTCGACCGGCAACGAAAGCGGATGGCTTCCGTTCGCGTGTGCCCCCTTGGCGCGACACTTTCGTCAGGCGATTTCGACTCGACGGCGGTTCGGCCTTATTTTGTGACGGGTTTTTCTCGATTCTCTGCCTGACGCCGCTGGATCGACGCGATCTCCCATTCCTCACGCAGGCGGTCGGATTCCTCGAGCGTCCGGTGCTTGTAGACACCCGGCGGAAACCGCAGCCCGCTGGCGGAGAGGGCGAAACCCCAGACGGCCTCCATCGCCCGCCACAGGCGAGGGTCACCGGGCTCGAACCAGAGGTCGCAGTGCGCCTTCATCTCCTCGATGCTTCGAAACTTTCGTATCGGCATCACTCGTCCTCGATCTTGAAGCGTTCCCTGAGCATGGCCGCGTCGGCGTGATCTTTTGCGCGAACCGTGCCCTTCTTCATGCGGATGAGCATACGCGGGGTCGCGACGGTCACCGGAATGCCTTCGAAGAGCACCCTCTGCGACTCGATGTCGCGATAGCGGAACGCCTCGCCGAGCCGGGTCAGAATGTCGATGTGGAACGTCCCCGTCGGGGGGACGTATTCCACGGCGGG
The DNA window shown above is from Thermoanaerobaculia bacterium and carries:
- a CDS encoding dihydroorotate dehydrogenase-like protein translates to MDLTTVYLGLALPHPLMPGASPMVDDLDTVRRLEDAGAAAIVMHSLFQEQIVDDEVRRHVHLAAFEQSNAEALSYFPGASEFELGPEEYLEHVARLKDAVSVPVVASLNGTSPESWVEYARLIEQAGADALEVNCYFLATDPLENGEDVERRTIQVVEAVRSAVRIPVAIKLSPFYSAFANLARSLDEAGVDGLVLFNRFYQPDIDIENLEIQPSLHLSDSSELLLRLRWLAILSGRVNASLVVSGGVHTATDAVKAVMAGADAIQMVSSLLRHGPEHIAVVRQEMERWLEDHEYESLAEARGSMSHKHCPDPAALERANYMRILQSWRRGSEW
- the nifJ gene encoding pyruvate:ferredoxin (flavodoxin) oxidoreductase is translated as MPNGRWITLDANEAVASVAHRLSEVIAIYPITPSSPMGEFADEWSASGRRNLWGAVPQVTEMQSEAGAAGAVHGALQAGALSTTFTASQGLLLMIPNMYKIAGELTPFAMHVAARTLATHALSIFGDHSDVMACRQTGFAMLAASSVQEAQDLAAVAHAASLSSRVPFLHFFDGFRTSHEVAKIVPLSDDELRAMVDERLVAEHRRRALSPDHPFIRGTAQNPDTFFQASEAANRFHDAVPALVERAMDVLAERTGRRYRLFDYAGHPAAERVVVAMGSGAETAAETARHLEALGEKVGAVTVHLYRPFSIEGLAAALPATVRSIAVLDRTKEPGSVGEPLFLDVQGALAEARERGLTAAEPRLIGGRYGLSSKEFTPAMVKAVFDELGKETPKRRFTVGIVDDVTHLSLPYDPEFEIEPAEVTRAVFYGLGADGTVGANKNTIKIIGEDTDNHAQGFFVYDSKKSGAATVSHLRFGPRPIRSPYLIRRASFVACHQFEFIKRADVLDVLEPGGEFLLNAPYGPDEVWDHLPREVQETILEKRPLFYVIDANKVAREAGLGGRTNTILQACFFAITNVIPQENAIERIKHAIEKTYARKGSEILKRNFAAVDAALSNLFLVEIPSAVTGLPRPPTVPAEAPEFVRRITAVLMEGKGDALPVSAFPPDGTWPLGTASFEKRNIGAEIPVWDPVLCIQCNKCVLICPHAVIRAKVFDPALLETAPSTFKSVDFRAADYAGMKYTLQVAPEDCTGCSLCVSFCPAKDKSDPRRKAIEMTRQAPLRDAEKENFEYFLGLPEPDRSRLRVLDVKGSQFAQPLFEFSGACAGCGETPYVKLLTQLFGDRTLIANATGCSSIYGGNLPTTPYAANASGRGPAWSNSLFEDNAEFGLGMRLALDSLSQQARDLLRALAPEVGEELAGAILAAGGAPAEIEPQRVRIAALKERLAAIGSAEGRRLAEIADALVRKSVWIVGGDGWAYDIGFGGLDHVLASGRDVNILVLDTEVYSNTGGQQSKATPFGAVAKFASAGKRSPKKDLGMIAMSTGAAYVASVAMGARDHQTLKAFLEAESYPGPSLIIAYSHCIAHGYDMAYGADQQKLAVESGVWPLFRFDPRRAEAGEAPLSIDSPAPKASVADYLKNENRFRAVERTGADAWKKMVLEAERISKRREALYRHLAAFHGGNGNGGGPAAASSSASAAPKVTSRAGSPGGSPAPEGANEA
- the sufT gene encoding putative Fe-S cluster assembly protein SufT; its protein translation is MPGYPQSILSLSRDVVAMQIPSGERIALPSKTLVRITQTLGGNFTVEVPSIGGLFRIEGKDADALGVEMPEEAKKAAEATAGAGPSSAEGVEKAVWEQLKTVFDPEIPINIVELGLVYNLEVKPVGNGFRIEVKMTLTAPGCGMGAAIADDAKRKIESVPGVAETDVELVWEPVWGPNMMSEAAKLTLGFM